Proteins encoded in a region of the Neodiprion lecontei isolate iyNeoLeco1 chromosome 5, iyNeoLeco1.1, whole genome shotgun sequence genome:
- the LOC107217286 gene encoding plastin-3 isoform X2, whose protein sequence is MATAIDDRQELLEQFQAIDQNGDGFIDLAELRTALAVCGFKMPGYKVRQMIEEYDDKERLEHKGRLSFEEFEKLCKELKANELGSTFKQVVSKKENLETLGGISDASSEGTTHSVRLEEQLAFSDWVNTNLGYDPDLKHLLPIDPEGKTLYDKVKDGILLCKIINHSCPDTIDERTINKKNLTLYTKHENLTLALSSAQAIGCNIINIDAHDLTKGSPHLVLGLLWQIIRIGLFNQITLENCPGLTTLLQDGERIEDLLKLSPEAILLRWVNHHLQNAGIARRCNNFQSDITDSEIYSHLIKQIAPADADVTLEALMEPNHSTRAEIMLQQAAKLGCRSFVTPSDVVNGIYKLNLAFVANLFNNHPGLDNPETVIEGLESLEETREEKTYRNWMNSLGISPHVNWLYSDLADGLVIFQLYDIIKPGTVSWNKVHKKFTKLRKFMEKLENCNYAVDLGKQMNFSLVGIAGQDINDGNATLTLALIWQLMRSYTLSILASLAGNQGSPIVEKSIVQWVNSKLQAAGKSSSIKSFQDYSISDAKVVIDLIDTIKPGIINYELVKEGGTEQENLDNAKYAISMARKIGARVYALPEDITEVKPKMVMTVFACLMALDYVPNMDSVKANNGDVIIQ, encoded by the exons ATGGCGACCGCTATAGACGACAGACAGGAACTCCTCGAACAATTTCAAGCG ATCGATCAAAATGGCGATGGTTTCATTGACTTGGCTGAGCTTAGAACAGCGTTGGCCGTATGCGGATTCAAAATGCCCGGCTACAAAGTTCGCCAAATGATTGAAGAGTACGACGACAAGGAGAGACTGGAGCATAAGGGACGATTGTCCTTTGAGGAGTTCGAGAAATTATGCAAAGAGCTGAAAGCTAACGAGCTTGGGTCTACTTTCAAACAAGTTGTATCTAAGAAAGAGAATTTGGAAACTCTCGGCGGTATTTCTGACGCTTCGAGCGAGGGAACGACCCATTCAGTAAGGCTGGAAGAGCAGCTGGCCTTCAGCGACTGGGTAAATACAAACTTGGGCTACGATCCAGACCTCAAACATCTCCTGCCGATTGATCCAGAAGGAAAAACCCTCTACGATAAGGTCAAGGATGGAATACTCCTGTG taaaattataaaccaTTCCTGCCCGGACACGATCGACGAAAGGACTATAAACAAGAAGAATTTGACCCTCTACACGAAGCATGAGAACCTGACGCTAGCTCTATCATCGGCCCAAGCAATTGGTTGCAACATAATAAACATTGACGCACACGATTTGACGAAAGGATCACCTCACCTAGTCCTCGGACTCTTGTGGCAGATAATCAGAATCGGATTATTCAATCAAATAACCCTTGAGAACTGTCCAGGTTTGACAACGCTGCTGCAGGATGGAGAGCGGATCGAGGACCTACTGAAGTTGTCGCCTGAGGCGATACTTCTGCGATGGGTGAACCATCACCTCCAGAATGCCGGAATAGCGAGAAGGTGCAACAACTTCCAGTCGGACATCACCGATTCGGAGATCTACTCGCATCTGATAAAGCAAATAGCTCCGGCAGACGCTGACGTGACTCTGGAGGCTCTGATGGAACCGAACCACAGCACGAGGGCGGAGATAATGCTGCAGCAGGCCGCGAAACTTGGTTGTAGAAGTTTCGTCACCCCGAGCGACGTCGTCAACGGCATTTACAAGCTCAACTTGGCCTTCGTTGCGAATCTGTTCAACAACCATCCTGGCCTGGACAACCCTGAGACCGTGATCGAAGGACTGGAATCACTGGAGGAAACAAGGGAGGAAAAAACGTATAGAAATTGGATGAACTCGCTGGGCATTTCGCCCCATGTGAATTGGCTGTACTCCGACTTAGCCGACGGTCTGGTGATATTCCAACTCTACGACATTATCAAGCCTGGCACGGTCAGTTGGAACAAGGTTCACAAGAAGTTCACCAAGCTCAGAAAATTCATGGAGAAGTTGGAGAACTGCAACTACGCTGTCGACCTTGGTAAACAGATGAACTTCTCGCTTGTCGGTATTGCCGGGCAGGACATTAACGACGGCAACGCGACTCTGACGCTGGCTTTAATATGGCAGCTGATGAGGTCTTACACTCTATCGATCCTTGCCTCGTTGGCCGGGAACCAGGGCAGTCCGATTGTTGAGAAATCGATCGTTCAGTGGGTCAACTCGAAGCTTCAAGCCGCGGGGAAGAGCAGCAGCATTAAGAGTTTTCAGGACTACAGCATATCCGACGCGAAGGTGGTTATCGACCTGATCGACACGATAAAACCGGGGATCATAAACTACGAGCTGGTAAAGGAGGGCGGCACCGAGCAGGAGAACCTGGACAACGCAAAGTACGCGATATCCATGGCCCGTAAAATTGGGGCGAGGGTTTACGCCCTGCCCGAAGACATCACGGAAGTTAAACCAAAAATGGTGATGACAGTTTTTGCCTGCCTAATGGCCTTGGACTACGTACCAAACATGGACTCCGTCAAGGCGAACAACGGCGACGTTATCATCCAGTAA
- the LOC107217286 gene encoding plastin-2 isoform X1: MEIQSMQKWDVMDEYFQDFFNLFNSIDQNGDGFIDLAELRTALAVCGFKMPGYKVRQMIEEYDDKERLEHKGRLSFEEFEKLCKELKANELGSTFKQVVSKKENLETLGGISDASSEGTTHSVRLEEQLAFSDWVNTNLGYDPDLKHLLPIDPEGKTLYDKVKDGILLCKIINHSCPDTIDERTINKKNLTLYTKHENLTLALSSAQAIGCNIINIDAHDLTKGSPHLVLGLLWQIIRIGLFNQITLENCPGLTTLLQDGERIEDLLKLSPEAILLRWVNHHLQNAGIARRCNNFQSDITDSEIYSHLIKQIAPADADVTLEALMEPNHSTRAEIMLQQAAKLGCRSFVTPSDVVNGIYKLNLAFVANLFNNHPGLDNPETVIEGLESLEETREEKTYRNWMNSLGISPHVNWLYSDLADGLVIFQLYDIIKPGTVSWNKVHKKFTKLRKFMEKLENCNYAVDLGKQMNFSLVGIAGQDINDGNATLTLALIWQLMRSYTLSILASLAGNQGSPIVEKSIVQWVNSKLQAAGKSSSIKSFQDYSISDAKVVIDLIDTIKPGIINYELVKEGGTEQENLDNAKYAISMARKIGARVYALPEDITEVKPKMVMTVFACLMALDYVPNMDSVKANNGDVIIQ; the protein is encoded by the exons atGGAGATCCAATCGATGCAAAAATGGGATGTCATGGACGAATATTTCcaagattttttcaatctgtttAACTCA ATCGATCAAAATGGCGATGGTTTCATTGACTTGGCTGAGCTTAGAACAGCGTTGGCCGTATGCGGATTCAAAATGCCCGGCTACAAAGTTCGCCAAATGATTGAAGAGTACGACGACAAGGAGAGACTGGAGCATAAGGGACGATTGTCCTTTGAGGAGTTCGAGAAATTATGCAAAGAGCTGAAAGCTAACGAGCTTGGGTCTACTTTCAAACAAGTTGTATCTAAGAAAGAGAATTTGGAAACTCTCGGCGGTATTTCTGACGCTTCGAGCGAGGGAACGACCCATTCAGTAAGGCTGGAAGAGCAGCTGGCCTTCAGCGACTGGGTAAATACAAACTTGGGCTACGATCCAGACCTCAAACATCTCCTGCCGATTGATCCAGAAGGAAAAACCCTCTACGATAAGGTCAAGGATGGAATACTCCTGTG taaaattataaaccaTTCCTGCCCGGACACGATCGACGAAAGGACTATAAACAAGAAGAATTTGACCCTCTACACGAAGCATGAGAACCTGACGCTAGCTCTATCATCGGCCCAAGCAATTGGTTGCAACATAATAAACATTGACGCACACGATTTGACGAAAGGATCACCTCACCTAGTCCTCGGACTCTTGTGGCAGATAATCAGAATCGGATTATTCAATCAAATAACCCTTGAGAACTGTCCAGGTTTGACAACGCTGCTGCAGGATGGAGAGCGGATCGAGGACCTACTGAAGTTGTCGCCTGAGGCGATACTTCTGCGATGGGTGAACCATCACCTCCAGAATGCCGGAATAGCGAGAAGGTGCAACAACTTCCAGTCGGACATCACCGATTCGGAGATCTACTCGCATCTGATAAAGCAAATAGCTCCGGCAGACGCTGACGTGACTCTGGAGGCTCTGATGGAACCGAACCACAGCACGAGGGCGGAGATAATGCTGCAGCAGGCCGCGAAACTTGGTTGTAGAAGTTTCGTCACCCCGAGCGACGTCGTCAACGGCATTTACAAGCTCAACTTGGCCTTCGTTGCGAATCTGTTCAACAACCATCCTGGCCTGGACAACCCTGAGACCGTGATCGAAGGACTGGAATCACTGGAGGAAACAAGGGAGGAAAAAACGTATAGAAATTGGATGAACTCGCTGGGCATTTCGCCCCATGTGAATTGGCTGTACTCCGACTTAGCCGACGGTCTGGTGATATTCCAACTCTACGACATTATCAAGCCTGGCACGGTCAGTTGGAACAAGGTTCACAAGAAGTTCACCAAGCTCAGAAAATTCATGGAGAAGTTGGAGAACTGCAACTACGCTGTCGACCTTGGTAAACAGATGAACTTCTCGCTTGTCGGTATTGCCGGGCAGGACATTAACGACGGCAACGCGACTCTGACGCTGGCTTTAATATGGCAGCTGATGAGGTCTTACACTCTATCGATCCTTGCCTCGTTGGCCGGGAACCAGGGCAGTCCGATTGTTGAGAAATCGATCGTTCAGTGGGTCAACTCGAAGCTTCAAGCCGCGGGGAAGAGCAGCAGCATTAAGAGTTTTCAGGACTACAGCATATCCGACGCGAAGGTGGTTATCGACCTGATCGACACGATAAAACCGGGGATCATAAACTACGAGCTGGTAAAGGAGGGCGGCACCGAGCAGGAGAACCTGGACAACGCAAAGTACGCGATATCCATGGCCCGTAAAATTGGGGCGAGGGTTTACGCCCTGCCCGAAGACATCACGGAAGTTAAACCAAAAATGGTGATGACAGTTTTTGCCTGCCTAATGGCCTTGGACTACGTACCAAACATGGACTCCGTCAAGGCGAACAACGGCGACGTTATCATCCAGTAA